DNA from Pelobacter propionicus DSM 2379:
CGGCCCGCTGGGGGAGCTGGACAAGGCTCTGCCTGAGGGGGCCCTGCTGAATAACGTGCGGGTGGAGGGGGATACGGCGCTGGTAGACCTGAGCCGCACCTTCGTGGATGCCATGCCATCGGGCAGTTCGGCCGAGATGATGGCGGTCTACTCCATCGTCAACACGGTCTGCGTCAATTTTCCCGCTATTACCAAGGTGCGGCTGACGGTGGCAGGGGAGGGGAACCTCATCCTGAAACACCTGGACCTGTCCGCACCGCTGACCGCCGACTATGGGCTGGAGGGGCCGCCCTCCGATGCCGCGAAACCATCACATACAGACACCACAGGGGG
Protein-coding regions in this window:
- a CDS encoding GerMN domain-containing protein, which codes for MAPVRRKKSTINLLVPFLIIALVFGFLIWNKYRASRMPNPRPHVQHPSGSRRVVLFFVADGTRLAREARELESCADTASCVRETLNELFNGPLGELDKALPEGALLNNVRVEGDTALVDLSRTFVDAMPSGSSAEMMAVYSIVNTVCVNFPAITKVRLTVAGEGNLILKHLDLSAPLTADYGLEGPPSDAAKPSHTDTTGGTP